Proteins from one Plodia interpunctella isolate USDA-ARS_2022_Savannah chromosome 7, ilPloInte3.2, whole genome shotgun sequence genomic window:
- the LOC128671511 gene encoding opioid-binding protein/cell adhesion molecule homolog, with translation MHFLSRINLIKSGNLLLAIIVLDWLFAGSTDATIHEPGFTGPIANVTAPLGREAVLACTVHNLSTFKVAWLRVDTQTILTIHNHVISRSRRVGVTHSDQRVWFLHIRELRETDRGWYMCQINTDPMKSQLGYLDVVVPPDILDRGTSTDQTVREGASVSLTCAASGSPSPQIVWRREHSKPITIADGIQVSSLEGHVLNISRVSRQHAGAYLCIASNGVPPTVSKRIMLTVQFPPVITIRNQLVGAALGTDLVLECETEAYPKPVSYWSRENGEIVPVGGGLEPQKVEGSYRSVLRLAIRRITTSDYGAYKCVSKNSLGDTEGTIKLYPMPPAALENKNVVQRLNIMADKASESTPFGTQDFRLQDFNTAVSRNRLSSSFLLTLVILVETAIS, from the exons atgcaCTTTCTTAGtcgtattaatttaataaaaagcgGAAATTTGCTATTAGCGATAATAGTTTTGGATTGGCTGTTCGCCGGAAGTACAGATGCTACGATAC atgaACCAGGCTTCACAGGTCCGATAGCCAATGTGACAGCGCCGTTGGGCCGAGAGGCAGTCCTCGCGTGTACTGTCCACAATCTGTCAACATTTAAG GTGGCATGGTTAAGAGTGGACACGCAGACCATTCTTACGATCCATAACCACGTGATATCTCGGAGTCGGAGGGTGGGGGTAACCCACAGTGACCAGAGGGTCTGGTTCCTCCACATCAGGGAACTGAGGGAGACAGACAGAGGGTGGTACATGTGTCAGATCAACACCGACCCTATGAAGAGTCAGCTGGGTTATTTGGACGTTGTTG TGCCGCCTGATATTCTGGATCGTGGTACGAGCACGGACCAGACCGTGCGAGAGGGCGCGTCTGTCAGTCTGACGTGTGCAGCCAGCGGCTCGCCCTCGCCGCAGATCGTATGGAGGAGAGAGCATTCCAAGCCTATTACTATAGCTGATGGTATACAAG TGTCATCACTGGAAGGCCATGTGCTAAATATAAGTAGGGTCAGCAGACAACATGCTGGGGCGTATCTCTGCATAGCTTCCAACGGGGTGCCTCCGACTGTGAGCAAGAGGATTATGCTGACGGTGCAAT TTCCACCAGTGATCACGATAAGAAACCAGCTGGTGGGCGCTGCACTTGGCACGGACCTAGTCCTTGAGTGTGAGACGGAGGCCTACCCCAAGCCTGTTAGTTACTGGAGCAGGGAGAACGGGGAAATCGTTCCTGTGG GCGGGGGACTGGAGCCTCAGAAAGTTGAAGGGTCGTATCGATCAGTACTGCGGCTGGCGATACGAAGAATAACCACCTCGGACTACGGTGCATACAAATGCGTTTCCAAGAATTCACTAGGGGACACCGAAGGCACCATTAAGTTATACC CCATGCCTCCTGCGGCGCTAGAAAACAAGAATG TTGTACAGCGGCTGAACATTATGGCTGACAAAGCATCGGAAAGCACCCCTTTTGGGACCCAGG ACTTCAGGCTACAAGATTTCAACACAGCTGTTTCCAGGAATCGACTGTCCTCCAGTTTTTTACTCACATTAGTTATTTTAGTTGAAACGGCAATATCTTAG